From a region of the Lactuca sativa cultivar Salinas chromosome 4, Lsat_Salinas_v11, whole genome shotgun sequence genome:
- the LOC111921924 gene encoding F-box/LRR-repeat protein At5g02910 → MRREVEDVVELMHRIQARLAVKEAARTSVLSKSWLHAWSTIPTLRFYVGRGKSMKLVDVDHTLIRYLRDNIPIESFELKMDMQNQESASHAEKWIGFVATKTSLKEFSLSVYLKGASSFTLPDELLLGENLTKIRVGASWGTDISVRMTTSHHPVIKCVSLRELHLAGVHISEEALNDILSSCSSLEKIRLSNIDFDSCEGFKTIKVINLPRLYELSITLDAALEISNVPNLAVFSYDLLRSGQLRFSANVHSLSLSNVTQLMLGGVVRDNVCLDMIKSRFPFLESLTLDMKSWMLGSFHFTCASIKILSLTSHKKLFDVQVCAPKLLFFSFSGDSILPNLLFPVSSLRQIKLSLSLDLPLDASFFLKLREALMLSRKCDLCISITNNSDSSMPLDIDIDELRRRLLFPPAMNVQELEFETDEDECLWERSPFFDAFFEICHPKHIYARPDRHYRHNNHFCRLMLREVLEKKKTTAIWPHRLQHVLIRPLPHKKWRTLTNSQRTFLQASTPVDFKLKWR, encoded by the coding sequence ATGAGACGAGAAGTAGAAGATGTTGTGGAGTTGATGCATCGTATACAAGCACGGTTGGCGGTAAAAGAAGCGGCCCGCACCAGCGTGTTGTCCAAGTCATGGCTACATGCTTGGTCTACCATCCCTACCCTCAGGTTCTATGTTGGAAGAGGAAAGAGCATGAAGTTGGTGGATGTGGACCACACTCTGATAAGGTATCTCCGTGACAACATACCAATCGAAAGCTTTGAGCTTAAGATGGACATGCAGAACCAGGAGTCAGCTTCTCATGCTGAAAAATGGATAGGATTCGTGGCAACCAAAACTAGTCTCAAGGAGTTTTCCCTCTCAGTTTACCTAAAAGGTGCCTCCTCTTTTACGTTGCCAGATGAGTTACTCTTGGGTGAGAATCTAACTAAGATAAGAGTTGGAGCTTCATGGGGGACCGATATTTCTGTTAGGATGACGACTAGCCATCATCCTGTGATCAAGTGTGTGTCCCTACGAGAACTGCACTTGGCTGGTGTGCACATAAGTGAAGAGGCACTCAATGACATACTGTCGTCCTGTAGCTCGCTTGAGAAGATAAGGCTTTCAAATATAGATTTTGATTCCTGCGAGGGGTTCAAGACCATCAAGGTTATAAACCTTCCTCGTCTTTATGAATTAAGCATAACTTTGGATGCTGCTTTGGAAATCAGTAATGTCCCAAATCTTGCCGTGTTTAGCTACGATCTACTTCGTTCAGGACAACTTCGATTCAGTGCAAACGTCCATTCATTGTCGTTAAGCAACGTGACACAGTTAATGTTAGGTGGTGTGGTTCGGGACAACGTGTGTCTGGACATGATCAAGTCAAGATTTCCTTTTCTCGAGAGTTTGACCCTTGATATGAAGTCTTGGATGTTGGGAAGCTTCCATTTCACATGCGCTTCAATCAAGATATTGTCCTTGACGTCACACAAAAAGCTTTTCGACGTACAAGTTTGTGCTCCAAAATTACTTTTTTTCTCATTCTCTGGCGACAGCATATTGCCTAATCTCCTGTTTCCAGTCTCGTCTCTCAGGCAAATCAAACTCTCACTCTCACTCGACCTTCCTCTTGATGCTTCGTTTTTTCTTAAGCTGAGGGAAGCACTCATGTTATCACGCAAATGCGACCTTTGTATAAGTATAACCAACAACTCTGATAGTAGTATGCCATTGGACATCGACATCGATGAACTAAGAAGAAGGCTCTTGTTTCCTCCTGCTATGAATGTGCAAGAACTCGAGTTTGAAACAGATGAAGATGAATGCCTGTGGGAACGATCCCCATTTTTTGATGCATTCTTTGAGATTTGCCATCCCAAGCATATATATGCACGCCCAGACAGGCACTACAGACACAACAATCACTTTTGCAGGCTCATGCTCAGGGAGGTCTTGGAAAAGAAAAAGACCACTGCTATTTGGCCTCATCGCCTGCAACATGTTCTAATAAGACCACTTCCTCATAAAAAATGGAGAACCCTAACAAATTCCCAGAGAACCTTTCTACAAGCCTCGACTCCTGTTGACTTCAAACTAAAGTGGCGTTAA